In Lepus europaeus isolate LE1 chromosome 9, mLepTim1.pri, whole genome shotgun sequence, the following are encoded in one genomic region:
- the NARS1 gene encoding asparagine--tRNA ligase, cytoplasmic isoform X2 codes for MSLEVTRATAGMVLELYVSDREGNDATGDGTKEKPFKTGLKALLTVGKEPFPTIYVDSQKENERWDVISKSQMKNIKKMWHREQMKSESREKKEAEDNLRREKNLEEAKKIVIKNDPSLPEPTCVKIDALEGYRGQRVKVFGWVHRLRRQGKNLMFLVLRDGTGYLQCVLSDELCQCYNGVVLSTESSVAVYGMLNLTPKGKQAPGGHELSCDFWELIGLAPAGGADNLINEESDVDVQLNNRHMMIRGENMSKILKARSVVTRCFRDHFFDRGYYEVTPPTLVQTQVEGGATLFKLDYFGEEAFLTQSSQLYLETCIPALGDVFCIAQSYRAEQSRTRRHLAEYTHVEAECPFLTFEDLLNRLEDLVCDVVDRVLKSPAASIVYELNPSFKPPKRPFKRMNYSDAIVWLKEHNIKKEDGTFYEFGEDIPEAPERLMTDTINEPILLCRFPVEIKSFYMQRCPEDSRLTESVDVLMPNVGEIVGGSMRIWDSEEMLAGYKREGIDPAPYYWYTDQRKYGTCPHGGYGLGLERFLTWILNRYHIRDVCLYPRFVQRCRP; via the exons ATGTCCTTGGAGGTGACCAGGGCGACCGCAGGGATGGTGCTAG AGCTGTATGTCTCCGACCGAGAGGGCAACGATGCCACGGGAGATGGAACCAAGGAGAAACCGTTTAAAACAGGTCTAAAG GCTTTGCTGACGGTAGGGAAAGAACCGTTTCCTACTATTTATGTGGATTCgcagaaagaaaatgag agGTGGGATGTTATCTCTAAATCACAGATGaagaacattaagaaaatgtggcatagAGAACAAATGAAGAGTGAATCCCGGGAAAAGAAAGAG GCAGAAGATAATTTGAGAAGAGAAAAGAACCTAGAAGAAGCAAAGAAGATTGTCATTAAGAACGATCCAAGTCTTCCAGAGCCGACATGT gtgaAGATTGATGCATTAGAAGGCTATAGAGGTCAAAGAGTGAAGGTGTTTGGTTGGGTCCATCGGCTGCGGAGGCAAG GAAAGAATCTGATGTTTCTGGTATTACGGGATGGTACAGGTTATCTTCAGTGTGTCTTGTCGGATGAGTTG TGTCAGTGTTACAACGGAGTGGTCTTGTCCACCGAGAGCAGTGTTGCAGTGTATGGGATGCTAAATCTGACACCCAAAGGCAAGCAG GCTCCAGGGGGCCATGAACTGAGCTGTGACTTCTGGGAACTGATCGGGTTGGCCCCTGCGGGAGGAGCTGACAACTTGATCAATGAAGAGTCTGACGTTGACGTGCAGCTGAACAACAGACACATGATGATCCGGGGAGAAAACATGTCCAAAATCCTGAAAGCGCGGTCAGTGGTCACCAGGTGCTTCAGGGACCACTTCTTCGATAGGGGGTATTATGAG GTGACCCCTCCAACATTAGTGCAGACGCAGGTTGAAGGGGGGGCGACGCTCTTCAAGCTCGACTATTTTGGGGAAGAAGCGTTTTTGACCCAGTCCTCTCAGTTGTACCTGGAGACCTGCATTCCGGCCCTGGGAGATGTTTTCTGTATCGCGCAGTCATACAGGGCAGAACAATCCAGGACACGAAGGCACCTGGCTGA ATACACTCACGTGGAAGCCGAGTGCCCCTTCCTGACCTTTGAGGACCTCCTGAACCGGTTGGAGGACTTGGTTTGTGATGTGGTAGACAGAGTCTTGAAGTCTCCCGCCGCAAGCATAGTGTATGAACTCAACCCG AGCTTTAAGCCCCCGAAACGCCCTTTCAAGCGGATGAACTATTCAGACGCTATCGTGTGGCTGAAAGAACACAATATAAAGAAGGAAGATGGAACTTTCTACGAGTTTGGAGAA GATATCCCAGAAGCTCCTGAGAGGCTGATGACAGACACCATTAATGAACCCATCCTGCTGTGTCGATTTCCCGTGGAGATCAAGTCCTTCTATATGCAGCGATGCCCTGAGGACTCCCGCCTCACTGAATCT GTGGACGTGTTGATGCCCAACGTTGGTGAGATTGTGGGAGGCTCGATGCGTATCTGGGATAGTGAAGAAATGCTGGCGGGTTATAAGAGAGAAGGGATTGACCCCGCTCCCTATTACTGGTACACAGATCAG AGAAAATACGGGACATGTCCTCATGGAGGCTATGGCTTGGGCTTGGAGCGGTTCTTAACCTGGATCCTGAACCGGTACCACATCCGAGACGTGTGCCTGTACCCTCGGTTTGTGCAGCGCTGCAGGCCCTGA
- the NARS1 gene encoding asparagine--tRNA ligase, cytoplasmic isoform X1, producing the protein MSLEVTRATAGMVLAELYVSDREGNDATGDGTKEKPFKTGLKALLTVGKEPFPTIYVDSQKENERWDVISKSQMKNIKKMWHREQMKSESREKKEAEDNLRREKNLEEAKKIVIKNDPSLPEPTCVKIDALEGYRGQRVKVFGWVHRLRRQGKNLMFLVLRDGTGYLQCVLSDELCQCYNGVVLSTESSVAVYGMLNLTPKGKQAPGGHELSCDFWELIGLAPAGGADNLINEESDVDVQLNNRHMMIRGENMSKILKARSVVTRCFRDHFFDRGYYEVTPPTLVQTQVEGGATLFKLDYFGEEAFLTQSSQLYLETCIPALGDVFCIAQSYRAEQSRTRRHLAEYTHVEAECPFLTFEDLLNRLEDLVCDVVDRVLKSPAASIVYELNPSFKPPKRPFKRMNYSDAIVWLKEHNIKKEDGTFYEFGEDIPEAPERLMTDTINEPILLCRFPVEIKSFYMQRCPEDSRLTESVDVLMPNVGEIVGGSMRIWDSEEMLAGYKREGIDPAPYYWYTDQRKYGTCPHGGYGLGLERFLTWILNRYHIRDVCLYPRFVQRCRP; encoded by the exons ATGTCCTTGGAGGTGACCAGGGCGACCGCAGGGATGGTGCTAG CAGAGCTGTATGTCTCCGACCGAGAGGGCAACGATGCCACGGGAGATGGAACCAAGGAGAAACCGTTTAAAACAGGTCTAAAG GCTTTGCTGACGGTAGGGAAAGAACCGTTTCCTACTATTTATGTGGATTCgcagaaagaaaatgag agGTGGGATGTTATCTCTAAATCACAGATGaagaacattaagaaaatgtggcatagAGAACAAATGAAGAGTGAATCCCGGGAAAAGAAAGAG GCAGAAGATAATTTGAGAAGAGAAAAGAACCTAGAAGAAGCAAAGAAGATTGTCATTAAGAACGATCCAAGTCTTCCAGAGCCGACATGT gtgaAGATTGATGCATTAGAAGGCTATAGAGGTCAAAGAGTGAAGGTGTTTGGTTGGGTCCATCGGCTGCGGAGGCAAG GAAAGAATCTGATGTTTCTGGTATTACGGGATGGTACAGGTTATCTTCAGTGTGTCTTGTCGGATGAGTTG TGTCAGTGTTACAACGGAGTGGTCTTGTCCACCGAGAGCAGTGTTGCAGTGTATGGGATGCTAAATCTGACACCCAAAGGCAAGCAG GCTCCAGGGGGCCATGAACTGAGCTGTGACTTCTGGGAACTGATCGGGTTGGCCCCTGCGGGAGGAGCTGACAACTTGATCAATGAAGAGTCTGACGTTGACGTGCAGCTGAACAACAGACACATGATGATCCGGGGAGAAAACATGTCCAAAATCCTGAAAGCGCGGTCAGTGGTCACCAGGTGCTTCAGGGACCACTTCTTCGATAGGGGGTATTATGAG GTGACCCCTCCAACATTAGTGCAGACGCAGGTTGAAGGGGGGGCGACGCTCTTCAAGCTCGACTATTTTGGGGAAGAAGCGTTTTTGACCCAGTCCTCTCAGTTGTACCTGGAGACCTGCATTCCGGCCCTGGGAGATGTTTTCTGTATCGCGCAGTCATACAGGGCAGAACAATCCAGGACACGAAGGCACCTGGCTGA ATACACTCACGTGGAAGCCGAGTGCCCCTTCCTGACCTTTGAGGACCTCCTGAACCGGTTGGAGGACTTGGTTTGTGATGTGGTAGACAGAGTCTTGAAGTCTCCCGCCGCAAGCATAGTGTATGAACTCAACCCG AGCTTTAAGCCCCCGAAACGCCCTTTCAAGCGGATGAACTATTCAGACGCTATCGTGTGGCTGAAAGAACACAATATAAAGAAGGAAGATGGAACTTTCTACGAGTTTGGAGAA GATATCCCAGAAGCTCCTGAGAGGCTGATGACAGACACCATTAATGAACCCATCCTGCTGTGTCGATTTCCCGTGGAGATCAAGTCCTTCTATATGCAGCGATGCCCTGAGGACTCCCGCCTCACTGAATCT GTGGACGTGTTGATGCCCAACGTTGGTGAGATTGTGGGAGGCTCGATGCGTATCTGGGATAGTGAAGAAATGCTGGCGGGTTATAAGAGAGAAGGGATTGACCCCGCTCCCTATTACTGGTACACAGATCAG AGAAAATACGGGACATGTCCTCATGGAGGCTATGGCTTGGGCTTGGAGCGGTTCTTAACCTGGATCCTGAACCGGTACCACATCCGAGACGTGTGCCTGTACCCTCGGTTTGTGCAGCGCTGCAGGCCCTGA